In a genomic window of Corynebacterium coyleae:
- a CDS encoding YPDG domain-containing protein: MKKNYISRRRGTSIAAAALSFALVAPFAQPVAFAREEAPAAESEQNSPAPVVDENGIIDADMIASGRVTKAANLTDAHGVGKGLISGHVYMATPGGNPGAAYDNGNVKLDGITVYAQFRDKDGSYSPIFKAQTHTLPDVVGGNGGQGTFAFGTGDKGITWTDKLGREHTWSARTDQKHRIWVEPFTNERGNNVVMFRQANGFVPGSFNGLVEGPLGSFGVADANIQLMAAFYQEVPPSHKESWMAAKGDRLVEDPEGPIGLASTQTDVPNTVSGRVWLETGGPDKGIVATGPSYNGIDEPADGYTVYASTLTKDGAAANQVLHEQYKNDPAKLAEATKQMLEDNPEYILKTVYGKTDNEGRYTLRFGNYEKGQVREDILNPNHMFVWVENKDGVVQNGYTGFHTPIFQRFNGGGNFKAAASPGENQLPINFNGLPYQELNSLYNVNYAVMPYTPVSITADYNATDKPAAPGVTVTPEFHGNLSTLPSKVEWRDAKGKVLKTCDLDQSKGIKAQVAACTFDIPDDAKKGDFFNVVLVSGGNDVSAWTVLVTRDADEYTPSYEDKLVVPGEETKSAPTFTKVDEDGNETEEKVDAPEGSKFAIPGDFKAPEGYVVTIDENTGEITVTFPDKSKLNKDTVEEFDVPVVVTYPDGSTDDATAKFKLDTDGDGTPDTEDPDDDGDGIPDDKEIDDDTNPKVPNQNLDYEPEYTDVTGKPGEDVKVDKPTFKDKDGNPTTPPEGTKFTPGENTPDGVTIDENTGEITVTIPEDAKPGDKITVPVVVTYPDGTKDNVDVTVTVTDKDADVYEPSYEDKLVVPGKETKSSPTFTDKDGKEATAPEGSTFKITDGFTAPEGYVVEIDENTGEITVTFPDKSKLNADTVEEFDVPVTVTYPDKSTDDATANFKLDTDGDGTPDTEDPDDDGDGIPDEKEKEDKTNPKVPNQNLDYEPVYEDGSGKPGEDVTVPAPEFKDKDGNPTTPPEGTTFTPGENVPDGVTIDENTGEITVTIPEDAKPGDKITVPVVVTYPDGSKDTVDVTVTVTDKDVPAPVDKDADLYEPSYEDKLVVPGKETKSSPSFTDKDGKEATAPEGSTFKITDGFTAPEGYVVTIDENTGEITVTFPDKSKLNADTVEEFDVPVTVTYPDKSTDSTTANFKLDTDGDGTPDTEDPDDDGDGIPDEKEKEDKTNPKVPNQNLDYEPEYKDGSGKPGEDVTVPAPEFKDKDGNPTTPPEGTTFTPGENVPDGVTIDENTGEITVTIPENAKPGDKITVPVVVTYPDGSKDNVDVTVTVDNPDAKTADEIEPEYKDGSGKPGEDVKVEKPEFKDKDGNPTTPPDGTTFTPGENTPDGVTIDENTGEITVTIPKDAKPGDKITVPVEVTYPDGSKDNTTVTVTVDNPDKPVDEGADTTPPKINPIKPDDKTITGTGDRPGEDIIVTFPDGKEVPTKTDENGKWTVKVPDGTTLKPGDDVKARDGVGNESKEKVGIDTGKCIATSVGFGLPLIALLPIGLATQLEIPGLSDIAAQANAQIQNFNTQMQRQLGVFNPQMASQVDAINSQLARYGTDIGTVLGGLALIAAGILAGTIIYDNCSPNGGSSIKNLELRGSSGNTYAGSSKEGKEK; encoded by the coding sequence GTGAAGAAGAACTACATTTCCCGCCGCCGCGGCACTTCCATTGCCGCAGCCGCGCTGTCGTTTGCGTTGGTTGCGCCGTTCGCACAGCCAGTTGCGTTCGCTCGGGAGGAAGCGCCTGCTGCTGAGTCTGAGCAGAATTCGCCTGCTCCGGTGGTTGATGAGAACGGAATCATTGATGCGGACATGATCGCCAGCGGTCGTGTCACCAAGGCCGCGAACCTGACTGATGCACACGGTGTTGGTAAGGGCTTGATCTCGGGCCACGTCTACATGGCCACTCCTGGCGGTAACCCGGGTGCCGCGTATGACAACGGCAACGTGAAGCTGGACGGCATCACCGTCTATGCGCAGTTCCGTGACAAGGATGGTTCGTACTCGCCGATCTTCAAGGCGCAGACGCACACGCTGCCTGACGTAGTCGGCGGTAACGGTGGTCAGGGTACGTTCGCGTTCGGTACTGGCGATAAAGGCATTACCTGGACGGACAAGCTTGGCCGTGAGCACACGTGGTCTGCCCGTACGGACCAGAAGCACCGCATCTGGGTTGAGCCGTTTACCAACGAGCGTGGCAACAACGTTGTCATGTTCCGCCAGGCCAACGGTTTCGTTCCCGGCTCGTTCAACGGGCTGGTTGAAGGGCCGCTGGGATCCTTTGGCGTTGCTGACGCGAACATTCAGCTCATGGCTGCGTTCTACCAGGAAGTCCCGCCAAGCCACAAGGAAAGCTGGATGGCTGCCAAGGGCGACAGGCTGGTCGAGGACCCCGAGGGCCCGATCGGTCTGGCGTCAACCCAGACTGACGTACCGAATACCGTTTCCGGTCGCGTGTGGCTGGAGACCGGCGGTCCGGACAAGGGCATCGTGGCCACCGGCCCGTCGTACAACGGTATCGACGAACCCGCGGACGGCTACACCGTTTACGCATCCACCCTGACCAAGGATGGTGCCGCGGCAAACCAGGTGCTGCACGAGCAGTACAAGAACGACCCGGCGAAGTTGGCCGAGGCGACCAAGCAGATGCTCGAGGACAATCCGGAGTACATCCTCAAGACCGTCTACGGCAAGACCGATAACGAAGGCCGCTACACCCTGCGCTTTGGCAACTACGAGAAGGGCCAGGTCCGCGAGGATATCCTCAACCCGAACCACATGTTCGTGTGGGTGGAGAACAAGGACGGTGTGGTTCAGAACGGCTACACGGGCTTCCACACCCCGATCTTCCAGCGCTTTAACGGCGGTGGAAACTTCAAGGCGGCGGCTTCCCCGGGCGAGAACCAGCTGCCGATTAACTTCAACGGTCTTCCGTACCAGGAACTGAACTCGCTGTACAACGTCAACTACGCGGTCATGCCGTACACCCCGGTGTCGATCACGGCTGATTACAACGCGACGGATAAGCCGGCTGCACCTGGCGTCACGGTGACGCCGGAATTCCACGGCAACCTGTCCACGCTGCCGTCGAAGGTGGAGTGGCGCGACGCTAAGGGCAAGGTCCTCAAGACGTGCGACCTCGACCAGTCCAAGGGTATCAAGGCCCAGGTTGCAGCGTGCACCTTCGACATCCCGGATGATGCGAAGAAGGGCGACTTCTTCAACGTGGTCCTGGTCTCTGGCGGCAATGATGTTTCCGCATGGACCGTGCTGGTCACCCGCGACGCGGACGAGTACACCCCGTCCTATGAGGACAAGCTCGTTGTCCCGGGCGAGGAGACGAAGTCTGCTCCGACCTTTACCAAGGTCGACGAGGATGGCAACGAGACCGAGGAGAAGGTCGACGCTCCGGAGGGCTCCAAGTTCGCAATTCCAGGGGACTTCAAGGCTCCTGAGGGCTACGTGGTCACTATCGACGAGAACACCGGCGAGATCACCGTGACCTTCCCGGACAAGTCCAAGTTGAACAAGGACACCGTTGAGGAATTCGACGTTCCGGTTGTTGTGACCTACCCGGATGGTTCCACCGACGACGCGACTGCGAAGTTCAAGCTGGACACCGATGGCGACGGCACACCTGATACCGAGGATCCAGACGATGACGGTGATGGCATCCCGGATGATAAGGAGATTGACGACGACACCAACCCGAAGGTTCCGAACCAGAACCTGGACTACGAGCCGGAGTACACCGACGTCACCGGTAAGCCTGGTGAGGACGTCAAGGTGGACAAGCCAACCTTCAAGGACAAGGATGGCAACCCGACCACGCCGCCGGAGGGCACGAAGTTCACCCCGGGTGAGAACACCCCGGATGGCGTGACCATCGATGAGAACACCGGTGAGATCACGGTGACCATCCCGGAGGACGCCAAGCCGGGTGACAAGATCACCGTTCCGGTGGTTGTGACCTACCCGGATGGCACGAAGGACAACGTTGACGTCACCGTCACAGTGACCGACAAGGACGCAGACGTCTACGAGCCGTCCTACGAGGACAAGCTTGTTGTCCCGGGCAAGGAGACGAAGTCGTCCCCGACCTTCACTGACAAGGATGGCAAGGAGGCAACTGCTCCTGAGGGCTCGACGTTCAAGATCACTGATGGTTTCACGGCGCCCGAAGGCTACGTCGTCGAGATCGACGAGAACACCGGTGAGATCACGGTGACCTTCCCGGATAAGTCGAAGCTCAACGCGGATACCGTTGAGGAGTTCGATGTTCCGGTCACCGTGACCTACCCGGACAAGTCCACCGACGACGCGACCGCCAACTTCAAGCTGGACACTGACGGTGATGGCACACCTGATACCGAAGATCCGGACGATGATGGTGACGGCATCCCGGATGAGAAGGAGAAGGAAGACAAGACCAACCCGAAGGTTCCGAACCAGAACCTGGACTACGAGCCGGTATACGAGGATGGTTCCGGCAAGCCTGGCGAGGACGTGACCGTTCCTGCTCCTGAGTTCAAGGACAAGGACGGCAACCCGACCACACCGCCGGAGGGCACCACGTTCACTCCGGGTGAGAATGTTCCGGACGGCGTGACCATCGATGAGAACACCGGTGAGATCACCGTGACCATTCCGGAGGATGCGAAGCCGGGTGACAAGATCACGGTTCCGGTTGTTGTGACCTACCCGGATGGCTCCAAGGACACCGTTGACGTCACTGTCACGGTGACCGACAAGGACGTTCCGGCTCCTGTCGATAAGGACGCTGACCTTTACGAGCCGTCCTACGAGGACAAGCTTGTTGTCCCGGGCAAGGAGACGAAGTCGTCGCCGTCCTTCACCGACAAGGATGGCAAGGAGGCAACTGCTCCTGAGGGCTCGACGTTCAAGATCACTGATGGTTTCACGGCTCCCGAGGGCTACGTGGTCACTATCGACGAGAACACCGGTGAGATCACCGTGACGTTCCCGGATAAGTCGAAGCTCAACGCGGACACCGTTGAGGAGTTCGATGTTCCGGTCACGGTGACCTACCCGGACAAGTCCACCGACAGCACGACGGCCAACTTCAAGTTGGACACTGACGGTGACGGTACACCTGATACCGAGGATCCGGACGATGATGGTGACGGCATCCCGGATGAGAAGGAGAAGGAAGACAAGACCAACCCGAAGGTTCCGAACCAGAACCTGGACTACGAGCCGGAGTACAAGGATGGTTCGGGTAAGCCTGGTGAGGACGTGACCGTTCCTGCTCCGGAGTTCAAGGACAAGGATGGCAACCCGACCACGCCGCCGGAGGGCACCACGTTCACTCCGGGTGAGAATGTTCCGGATGGCGTGACCATTGATGAGAACACTGGTGAGATCACGGTGACCATTCCGGAGAATGCGAAGCCGGGTGACAAGATCACGGTTCCGGTTGTTGTGACTTACCCGGATGGCTCCAAGGACAACGTTGATGTCACCGTCACCGTTGACAACCCGGATGCGAAGACTGCGGATGAGATCGAGCCGGAGTACAAGGACGGTTCGGGCAAGCCTGGTGAGGACGTCAAGGTCGAAAAGCCTGAGTTCAAGGACAAGGACGGCAACCCGACCACGCCGCCGGATGGCACCACCTTCACTCCGGGTGAGAACACCCCGGACGGTGTGACCATCGATGAGAACACCGGCGAGATCACCGTGACTATTCCGAAGGACGCCAAGCCGGGCGACAAGATCACCGTTCCGGTCGAGGTCACCTACCCGGATGGTTCCAAGGACAACACCACGGTCACCGTCACCGTTGACAACCCGGATAAGCCGGTAGATGAGGGTGCGGACACCACGCCGCCGAAGATCAACCCGATCAAGCCGGACGATAAGACCATTACCGGTACCGGCGACCGTCCGGGCGAGGACATCATCGTCACCTTCCCGGATGGCAAGGAAGTGCCGACCAAGACCGATGAGAACGGCAAATGGACGGTCAAGGTTCCTGACGGCACCACCTTGAAGCCGGGCGACGATGTCAAGGCTCGGGACGGTGTGGGCAACGAGTCCAAGGAGAAGGTCGGCATCGACACCGGCAAGTGCATCGCCACCTCGGTCGGCTTCGGTCTGCCGCTTATCGCGCTGCTGCCGATTGGTCTGGCTACCCAGTTGGAGATCCCCGGTCTGTCTGACATCGCTGCTCAGGCGAACGCGCAGATCCAGAACTTCAACACCCAGATGCAGCGTCAGCTGGGCGTGTTCAACCCGCAGATGGCGTCCCAGGTGGATGCGATTAACTCGCAACTCGCTCGCTACGGCACCGATATCGGAACCGTGCTCGGCGGCCTGGCCCTGATCGCCGCTGGCATCTTGGCCGGCACGATCATTTACGACAACTGCTCGCCGAACGGTGGCTCGTCCATCAAGAACCTCGAGTTGAGGGGTTCTTCCGGCAACACCTACGCAGGTTCGTCGAAGGAGGGGAAGGAGAAGTAA